TTTTAAAATATCTTCCAAAGTGGATTTTAGCTCTATATATTTTAATTCGTTTTGATTTTTAGCCAAAATAGCCTGGTCTAAGAAAGAGCTATCTATTATACCGCTTAGATATTGCTCTTTTTTCCTTAAAACATCAATTTTAGAGTTTTTGATCATATATTTTTGCTTTTTTAATAGCAGTTTAGTTTTATTGTAGTTGTATAAAAGATTTATGGCAGTTGCTATAAGCTCCTTTTTTTGCTCTTTGATAGATAGATGAGAAAAGATTTTATTTGCTTGTGCATATTTTATAGCAAAGTATATTCCTCCACTTTTAAATATGGGTTGATCTACAATAATTCTAAAACTTCTGTTTTCCTGATCTAGACCATATTGATCGCTTTTTGTGTAAGAATAGCTCATATTGATAGGATTTATCCAGCTATCTTTTAACTTTTTCGACTCAACATCGCTCTTTTGAAAATCGACATTAAACTCTTTTTGCTTCAACTCAGATAGAATTGAGTCGTCACTTATCAAAAATAGAGGTATTAAAAGCAAGATTTTTGAAAATTTCATTAACACTCCATCTCTTAACATTAGATATTTGACATTAGCAAAAAGTTAGTGCCAATGTCCTATATCTGATCACTAACCTTTAAAATTGCCTTTTCAAATCTTTTAATACCTTCATCTATCTCCTCTTTTGAGATAGTAAGAGGCGGTAAAAATCTAATAGTATTTCTTCCTGCTTTTAAAACCAAAACTCTCTCTTTAAAAGACTCTTCTATGATTTTGCTCAAAATTTCGCCACTTTTGGCTCTAAGTCCTCTCATAAATCCAAGTCCCACACTTTTTTGAAATATATTGGAATATTTTTTTGCCATTTCATTTATCCTATCTTCAAAATAGACCATTCTCTCATCCAAAACGCCTCTATCTTTCTCATCTTCCAAAATATCCAAAACCGTATTGGCAGCCGAACAGCTAAGGTAATTTCCTCCAAAAGTGCTTCCGTGATCTCCAGGTTTGAAAATATCTTTCAATCTTGTCATAATAGCGCCTATCGGTATACCGCCGCCAAGACCTTTAGCCAAAGTAATGATATCGGGCTCAATCTCATAAAGATTGCTAGCCAACAGCTCACCGGTTCTATAGATCCCTGTTTGAACCTCATCTACTATCAGCAAAATATCTTTTTTTTTCAAACTTTTTGCAAGTTTTTGAACTTTAGCTTTATCCAGAGGTTCCACTCCGCCCTCACCTTGTATAAGCTCTATCATAACCGCGACCGTATGGTCATCTAAAAGACTCTCTATAGAGTCAATATCATCAGCATAAACAAATCCATCGGGAAATGGACCAAAATAGGTATGCATAGCCTCCTGACCAGTAGCCTTCAAAGCGGTAATTGTTCTTCCATGAAAGGAGTGTTTTAGGGTGATTATCTTGTATCTTTTTACCTCTCCATCGACTTCGCCATATTTTCTAGCTATCTTTATGGCACCTTCGTTTGCTTCTGCCCCGCTGTTTGCAAAAAATAGCCTCATATCGTATCCACTAAGTTCAACTAACTTTTTAGCCAGTTTTGCTTGCGGTTCTATCAGATATAGATTGGAAATATGAATGATATTTTTTGCCTGATTGCAAATAGCTTCAGATACCCTTTTATTGCCGTGTCCTACACTTACAACTCCTATACCGCTTGTAAAATCTATATAGTCTTTCCCCTCTTCATCAAAAAGCGTAGCGTTTTCACCTCTTTTAAAATTTATATAGTTTCTTGCATAAGTATGAAGAACATATTCTAAATCTATCTCTTTTAAATTCATCTTTCTTATTCCTTTCTAAATCTTTTAAAATATTCATCTATTTCTTCTCTCATCTCTTTTCCAACTTCCTCAAAAATTTTAAGCAGATTTTCATAACTTCCACTACCACCTAAAAAATCCCAAAACTCTTCGGCAACTTTTAGTTCATTTTCTAAATCAAGCATACCTGCCATTGTCCAACGACTATAAAGCTTTGGATAATAAGGATTATAAGGAATCGCAATTAAACTATTAACTTTTTTATCTGGATATTTAGTTAAAATTGCAGCTATCCATTTAAGAAGTGTCCTTTTAAATTCTAAAAAACTACCCTTATTTGGTTTAGCTGTTTTTATATCAAATAGATATATTTCATTTTCTCTTTCGCAATATAAATCAACTCTTGTAAGTTTAACTTTCCTTTTTTCTCCAATAAATAATTTTTCTTTTATCCTCTCTATCTCTTCAAGTTTATTTGGTCTTTTTTTTGCAATAATTAAACTATCTATTATTTTATCAATCTCTTTTAAAGCCTCTTCAGTTATTTCAGTGTTAACATTAACCTGTCTATCTACAATTTTAAAATTATTTTTTGCAAGCTCTACCGCAACGGGTTCAAAAATAGTAGTCCCAAAATTTGTATTTAATGAAT
This Nitrosophilus labii DNA region includes the following protein-coding sequences:
- a CDS encoding aspartate aminotransferase family protein — translated: MNLKEIDLEYVLHTYARNYINFKRGENATLFDEEGKDYIDFTSGIGVVSVGHGNKRVSEAICNQAKNIIHISNLYLIEPQAKLAKKLVELSGYDMRLFFANSGAEANEGAIKIARKYGEVDGEVKRYKIITLKHSFHGRTITALKATGQEAMHTYFGPFPDGFVYADDIDSIESLLDDHTVAVMIELIQGEGGVEPLDKAKVQKLAKSLKKKDILLIVDEVQTGIYRTGELLASNLYEIEPDIITLAKGLGGGIPIGAIMTRLKDIFKPGDHGSTFGGNYLSCSAANTVLDILEDEKDRGVLDERMVYFEDRINEMAKKYSNIFQKSVGLGFMRGLRAKSGEILSKIIEESFKERVLVLKAGRNTIRFLPPLTISKEEIDEGIKRFEKAILKVSDQI
- a CDS encoding TdeIII family type II restriction endonuclease yields the protein MDEIKELLKNTIRKKFEDYEKTKEPAYMPFHTALLGKDRLALYQFIHSLNTNFGTTIFEPVAVELAKNNFKIVDRQVNVNTEITEEALKEIDKIIDSLIIAKKRPNKLEEIERIKEKLFIGEKRKVKLTRVDLYCERENEIYLFDIKTAKPNKGSFLEFKRTLLKWIAAILTKYPDKKVNSLIAIPYNPYYPKLYSRWTMAGMLDLENELKVAEEFWDFLGGSGSYENLLKIFEEVGKEMREEIDEYFKRFRKE